The genomic window gagtcgaacatgcccaccgagtttcgttccgattggcctccgttaaccttgtctaataagtgctcaaatttcattagccgatggcggccatgtttttttagatacgccaatgtcctcatagacttccatgcccccttggaccaagacactgcatgccaaatttcaagtcgatcggactaacggttgcatagttacagctgttttcattttttttcaagttatagcgccacctacaatcgacgcgtttttttttttttatcgtgaCCAAAGATTGAGCTCCTACATACATGTGCCgagtttggtgcaaatatctcatttcattcttgagttatagccattttagtaaaagtggcttcACCCTCATCGTTCATTTTGGCGCCCCTTAGCGATCGTGAAtcaaaatttaaacttttttttttataatcattgATATTCAGACTCAAGAGAACATTtatgcactggtttggttccgatcgagTCAAAAACCTAGGAaaagttcgcaaaagtaggtttttcaaaaaacccaaaatatcCGAAAATTTTGTGAGAAGCAAATCCTAGACATCTTGTCCGCCTTAAGCCAAGGATTCCAACGATATAAGACAATTGAGCCTATATAGGCCTAACAGTTCAGGAATTATGAGCCATTTTGTAATTTTGACTgctgtagcgcccccgtcaggCTGATCGGGGCGAGCCTTGGTGACATTGTATGCGGTATGAATAATACCAGCCCTCAAATGTTCAAGTCTCTACGACTTATGGTTTGGTCTACccgatcacttttaggggagaatgctgatccttggaaaatttaacaattacaatagggtttcagcgctAGCCTACGCGCTTGAACCCCTAAATATTCACTCACGTTATAAACGTCAAGTAATAcagattttaatataaattcttGCACATGTTCGCCCTAGCTAGCCTAGTGgtcatgaaaaaaataaagagaaaatgtCGTTTTCGATCTgaacattaatgcattaaatgtcTTTGACCACGGCATCTCGTCTGCTTTTTCAGTTTCTCGTGCCACGTTTTAAAACGCAGTGTCAAGTTAAAAGTTCAACTTCTGAAAACACGTCTAGACACCCTGCGCTCTTTTCCATGTTGTTTCCGTTTTAAAATTGCAAGTACATTCCTTCATTTAGCTCACTACAGTAGGCTATACATAGACGTATGCACGCCTATATCTATGGGTGATCAACTATCGTTGATTCAAAGACATGATAAGGTAATAATAAGCAAAActggtcttaaagggttagttcacccaaaaatgaaaataatgtcaattattacccaccctcatgtcgttccacacccgtaagaccttcgttaatcttcagaatgcaaatcaagatatttttgttgaaatccgatggctctgtgaggcctgcatagggagcaatgacacttcctctctcaagatccattaatgtactaaaaacatatttaaatcagttcatgtgagtacagtggttcaatattaatattataaagacaagaatatttttggagcggcaaaaaaacaaaataacgacttatttagtgatggccgatttcaaaacactgcttcaggaagcttcggagcataatgaatcagcgtgtcgaatcagcggttcagagcgccaatgtcacgtgatttcagcagtttggtggtttgacacgcgatccgaatcatgattcgacacgctgaatcataacgctctgaagcttcatgaagcagtgttttgaaatcagccatcactatataagtcgttattttgtttttttggtgcacaaaaaatattcgctttataatattaatattgaaccactgtactcacatgaactgatttagtacctttatggatcttgagagaggaaatgtcattgttggctatgcaggcctcactgagccatcggatttcaactaaaatatcttaatttgtgttccgaagattaacgaaggtgttacgggtgtgaaacggcatgagagtgagtaatatttgacattattttcatttttggctgaactaaccctttaagcaaaagGTGTTAAGCAAAATTGATAGGCTATGGTGCTTAGTAActgtgtacactttacaatgagACCTTGTAAATGTATAGTTTAAGGTAAAatggaaaattaaaaaataaaaattcaatattttttcctcctttgcaccccctttgaaacgttaaagggttagttcacccaaaaatgaaaattctgtcatttattacttaccctcatgcagttccacacccgtaagaccttcgtttatcttcagaacacaaattaagatattttagtttaaatccgATGACTTAGTGAGGCCTCCGTAGGGAGCAAtagacacttcctctctcaagatccataaaggtaaaaacatatttaaatcggttcatgtgagtacagtggttcaatgttaatattataaagcgacgagaatatttttggagcgccaaaaaaaacaaaataacgacttatttagtgatggccgatttcaaaacaatgcttcatgaagcatcggagcacaaatgaatcagtgtgtcgaatcatgattcagatccagtgcccaaggaagtcgaccggaagttgaagtcggccgcgtgctgccatcttgtagcagaacttcacttgcgttagcatcccattgactcccattcattttggcgtcactttgacagtgaataactttacatctgaggcgtttaaagactccatttgtccattatttatttccaaagatacacgacaatgtataaagggctctattaccttctatgttacattatggccccgtagaaacagtttttgtaaaaataagctaacgattgcgtcataatcactcgactctctgtcgcacagtagagaaattaccgtacagacaggaggagaagctcgcaggcaatcgggGAGATTATCTTAAtttggcgtactggcgttacattttaaaatactatacaaactaattaatcagaatacttactcctgctcactcacgccaaagaactccccgctcaagctcgccgtctctgcaagattaacgatggcagtttgcacgcacagctactagaagttttacatctgtcagacaggttgcggacgtcatcaagcttagtttgagtctgcgcgtcagaaacggaagtgctaaaaatcgctaaaaatgggcttcacttgactcaattgagttccaatggggtcgctgtgtccatttcttttactgtctatgttcagatcgcgtgtcaaactgccaacggctgaaatcacgtgactttggcgctccgaacagcagattcgacacactgattcatctgtgctccaaagcttcctgaagcattgttttgaaatcggccatcactaaataagtcgttatttactttttttctatcggatttcaactaaaatatcttaatttgtgttctaaagattaacgaaggtcttacgggtgtggaactgcATGAGGGTAAcgttaagtaataaatgacagaattttcatttttgggtgaactaacgctttaagcatttttatttttctgtttccaGGGCAATATCTCAGGACAGTTATTTCAGTGGGAGGCTAGCAGGGAGCACAAACATTTTCTGCATACCTTAAAAAAATCACTATAGCAATATAATGTGATGAGGTTTGTTTTACATTAACTCACGTTATGTTGCGcggtttttttatttatttattttttttatgagtttttatttttatgtattttcgtTGACCTCTAGCCAAGGTGTCAACTTAGAGAGACCATGTTAGCTCTTTGTTTTGCAGTTTATGGCGTGTGCTGATCGGTCCCACATGATAATGTTTTTATGGTATGACAGTATATAATTAGTCATAGTTGTGGCTTCTGGGTTTGCCAAGTGTTCACCATACTAGCGCAGAGATGTAATTTTCAGTCGCCAACCATCTATGGGTGTCATGGGTGTCACGGGTGTGGGTGCTATGGGTGTgtgtcatttatttgtttttcaaaaagtAGGGCTTACTAACTTACAAATAAATATAGAACTTGTCTGTCAGAAGCCAGTAGGAATGCGTTCACCATAAAAGGAACatctttaaagcaagaggaAGAAGAAGTGTTTAATATCCTAACGTCAGGCTACATTTGGCACGACGCAGTTCTGAAATATAATTAACCCAGAAGTTTTAAAAAGTCGATTGAGGATGTAGTTAGAAGAACACTCATGCAAGAATTTCAACGACCTCTAGATGGTGCTAAAATACAAAAACGAATTCTTTCTTTGCAGAAATGAGAATGAACATCACAGTTGTTGAACTCTTATCAACCCTATTCCCAACACACATACTGTCAGTGTCATGCGCTGTATTTGTATTGCTTTGACTTATTTCATGGtgtgattttattatttaaacggcTGTCTTTGTGTGACACATTAAAGCCATTACATACACCAAACAGTGATGGGTCTGTTGTAAACTTTATGGTTAGAACTATTAATATACTGTTATGAGGAACTCACACCCAAACCTTATCTCTCAAGTTCTTCACAAGTACAAAGGAAAAATTCCCtagaaaactaaacatacatGCATTTTGCTTCATGCGACATAGATATACATAAAGTAATATATGGGACATTCTACAGAATTGGTGCTAACTGCTGTCCAACaaccaaaaaacacatttaaaaagcatttaagtaTTCAAATGTTAGATGTTTACTAAGATCCATCTATTATCTACTGAAtcccacaataatatttaaaatatcagtaagcttaatatatataaaatcatcatttattgggTATGGGAGTTGGATGTTCCAAACCATAACCCCTTAATTTCAACTGATAATTTCAAAAtgatattgaaataatttttgcattttttttctattgttgtttttaaaaatatatttttgatttgtgaagttaaaaataatatttattttatattttatttttaaattatgaaactttatgtggaaaaaaaagtgtcctgcattttcatgtcactaccgaaatTGAGACTGATTTTAACTACACCCCTACATTTTTGATCAGGAAATATTCCTTTACATTTTAGTAGTGTTTTAGTATGCGAGTTAAAATTCTGTATTGTGATGTGGTGGCTAACAACACATTACTGTTACTACCGAAAATGGGAAATgggatgttttgtcaaaaataaagtatattgaattATCAATTAAGATGATATGATAGTTTTTGGTTCAATGtatattcaaactaatgaatcaGTATGATGAACTTGATACCTTTTACAAAGAAAAattggattcaaaatacaacaaatctcataaattactcttgaaatattgttaaaattgtaactGTTATttgatttacctgtgaaaactttttttaaaaaaatagcaaaaactaTATTTACGAGgtagatattaaaaaaaatgtaataggTCAATATAACCgttcttattaaattatttattattgtgtttcagtatagcaacaaaaaatattctaaaaatTTTCTGAAAATACTATATGAGAATGcacaattactagaaatgtgtaCCTTGGATATCATACAATTTGCACACATAAAAATTTgtgaaaaaagacatttttttcaagACGTTTCCAACTCTGACTCTGCACCAATTCTGTAAAATGGCCCATATAACATATATGTTATATTTACCGTATAGAACATataaagagaaataaaaaaaaatacattctttatcaacaacatgaagtgcattaaatattacattacgtCAGGGTTTCCCAGACTGATGTTCATGAAGGAACTGATATTAAGTAATTAAgtcataaaaaattaaaataaaaaaaaacaatcaaaattaaacttttactaaaaaaggattttaaaataatcttttactgcaaaaactgcacaatttaacatcacttcacaaacacaatataatacctgtctatttatctatttcaTTTCAAAAGATGACAGATCATTCATAGCTTTGAAAAAATTGAAATCcataaaatgtatgtatatatgagtttttttttttttaataaatgcgtTTATTTTCCAAACATTCTGTCTTGCAAGACAATTGTTTTAAGCTTATAAGGCACAAAAGcatcaaaaacaaagaaaagaaaatgcaaatCAATTCCCTATATCAAAaacaatacagaaacaaaataaagtcaacATAGTTGTTATAAACAGCAAAACCATCTCCTTGAATTTTTACGTTTGCATATATCTCTAGCAACAAAAACAATCATATCAAAGCAGCTGAAAGCAGTGACAGCAAGAAATACTTCATTTATATGAGAATTTCTTTCAGTCTTCCCATAATCAATCACATAATATATTCTGAATCCTTGATaggacacaaaacaaaaaaacataatagacAGGAAAACAACGTTTTTCAATTGTGCCCAGAACTCTTGACGTTGACATGTGGCCTTTCCATGTTTCTTAATTTCCTTTAGCAGAAAATAAATTTGGAAAAATACCAGCACAGTCCAAATCAGTATCACTACTGCGCAAATAGTATAGTTTAACACCTTCACAGCTGGGCTTTTGAGAGCCTGACCGAAATGAAAGCACTGTGTGGAATCATTCTGCGTTTTTCCGTAGTTAGCCATAGTTGCTGGGAACATAGAGCCGAATATGACCAACCAGACGGCTGTACTTGCAATCGTGGCGTGAAGGACACGATGAAACTGTAGCTTGTGCTGCCGATCAGAGTGCTCCACATAACGCGCAATaagaagaaagacataaaaGATGAATGCAAGATACATGTGGGCATGGATCATAACACTGACAATTTTGCAGAAATACAAGCCCAGAATCCAGCTTTCATCAAAAGCATAATAGTAAATGCGAAAGGGCACCGTGAGAAGGAAAATGGTGTGCACTGCTATGAGGTTTATCACAGATACTTTGGTGAAAGAGAGATGATTTTGGCGCTGTAGCATACAGGACATTAGTAAAACATTAAGAGTTCCACCGAGTAAGATGAATGAGTATAAGACCAGAAGAGAAATTCTGAAGTCCTCTGGCATGCCAGTGTGGTTTGTGATGTTGTTTATCATCATGCCTGACTCTGTGCTTtgaaaaaagaagacatttttgGTTTTACttgctttaaaaaagtaaatacgAATATATCactgccgttcaaaagtttgggatcagcaAGATTTGTTAATGCTTTTAAAACAAAAGTCAGTAAGTAACTaagtaaggttttttttttaaagaaataaatacatttattcagcaaggatacattaaaggtgctaaagaggatcttttcgtcgactgagaaaccaaagactgttagtgagtttttgaaatgagcgcatgcgtaagaaacaacccccctccttcacaagggaatgcctcccaaaactccaccggcattcgctgtgtcgtgttagtggattcattatgtcgaactcaccgcaggtgactcataatctgcagttgttacttctgtctcctgacaaaaacattgcatgcggcgcctgtggggtgtggaaagttactggagcgtgcagccgcgcacgtctctcacaaggaacgtcacggcagtgattgacaagccagagggccaatcgtttacgcgatgatcgcgtaaacgattggctgatgtttttaaggccctacctcgtgcacagatgatgtatattaatattattcctttcagtgcacctaataaatagtcttttatcagttagtaaagacagtttcaagtaatattgcaaaaatgtataaaacaaaacatcctctttagcacctttaaattgattaaacaaaagtgacagtaaaggcagTAAAAAGTAAAcgctttctatttcagataaattctgttcttttgaactttctatttatcaaataatcctgaaaaaaatgaactgttcattttttcagcatttcagcattgataataaaaataaatgtttaacaaatcaatgatttctgaaaggtCACGTGACACTGATGctgaaatgatgctgaaaattcagctttgccaccacagcaataaattacattttaaaatatattcaaatagaaaacagttattttaaactataataatatttcacaatattcctatttttactgtatttttgataaaataggctaaatgcagtcttggtgagcataagagacttcttttaaacacattaaaaaatattgccGATCCCAAGgctatattagggctgtcaaaattagCGCGcatgtgattatttttttcagattaacgcgttaaacatatttaacaaaattaacgCAGCATCCGCTTTTTCCATCATAATTTCGTTTCGTAATAAAACCATTCAAGCGCCACAAGACAAACGAGAACGCGCTGTCTGTGGACGTCGTGTCTGTGTGACGCACACACGACTCGTGCTCACAGAAAGACGAGCACCAGtatcgagttctctttcgctcttatgccaaaacattttttcaagTATCCTTATAAGAGCAGTCTTAATTTAGTTAAATAGCGTCttaaatgaacatgaaaagttgtgagaaaatgacaCGCGCGTCATGTTCGGCAGCGGCAGTTCTTAAAGTCACAGCAGCCCAATTAACCCgttgctgtgatgtctgtcattaatcttaatcaaagaacaaaggcaacagagaaaattgtagctttaataaggattaatctatatttaatttataatttcacttaagttatgtgttattttttaaagcctaataaatgttgaaattgatagctttcagttatactgtaatgttgaacGTCTATAATTAGgcctaatgttttttaaaaaaatcaattttataGAAACATCAGTAGCtgtattagtatcagtgatactgaccttcattcataaaagatgccattaaacaaataggctatataaaatatactagcctatctttaagttgtttctacattacatttggagagtaactgtgaaaatattacaatataaaaatccaCTGTTTTAATTGTgcttaattacagaaaaaaatgtgagatttagaattagttaatttttttaatcgattgacagcactaacaGCCTATATACAATATTAAATGCTACACATATTACAAAACAGAGTCTATATTATTATGAGTTTTAAGATGAAATATAACATAAACTCACTTTTTTCACTCTTTTCCTGGTAAAATGTTTTTGCCCTAAAAAACATAAGTTAGACAAGATTAATCACATTTCTTCTTATCAATGTTTATCACTTCCCCCCCCCCCTAACAATTTGAAATGCATGTTAGCAGTAGCCTGTTCATATCATACCTgtcaaggtaaaaaaaaaaaaaagacctgaaGATCCGTCCTATCTTCTAGGTTGCTGAACTTGACGGGTCTTTCACATGAGGTAATATTAGCAGAAGCAGAAGTTTCAAAACGCTTCCCTTTTAATGCTTCTAAACACCTTTCAAAGAAAGCAAAGGAGAAAAAGATGAAGAAAATCTGCGTAACTGACAGTTTTAGTCAAGACAACCTGCACCTATATCTGTAAAGCAGACTTAAATTGCAATAACCTTTGTTTTAACGTGTTTTTCAATTGAATAATTTGAGGTTTATTCTGCAAAATTATACTGAAACACAACTATTTTGAATAATTCTACTGATACAAAGTTTGGAACATCGAGAAAACAATTACAGATACTTACCCATTTACCCTGGTATCAATCATATACTGAATATCAATAGTCCTTCAGCAAGAGCAGACAGACAGTTTGATGTAACAGAAACAGTTCATCCATTCACTGTAGGTGTCAAGAGAGCTGAAGATGAATGTGATGTCAGCTTGTCAGTTTATGTGTAAATCTTCTGTCAGTGTCAAACAGCCAGCCCCCAGAGCCTTCAGGAAACACCTCTCAACTGTTATTTGCCACAGAAGAGATTAAAGATTTACAAATCTCTACGGCACATGAGGAAGTTAGAGAGCTTTTTACATTGTaacgttttctttctcaatctGGTCTTCCTGCTCCATTTTTCTCACTATCTTAGGAAGAATGTGTTTGCTTTGTTTCTCCTTGCTCTCTTATcctatttttaagtttttctttCCTGTAGTCACGCACATCTGTGATTAATGTCATGTTAATGCACACTGATCCAGTTAACACCCTAGACTTTGCTATATAAATTACAGTGAGCTCAATAAAACTTTGTCTTTTATTGCTGAG from Megalobrama amblycephala isolate DHTTF-2021 linkage group LG17, ASM1881202v1, whole genome shotgun sequence includes these protein-coding regions:
- the LOC125251996 gene encoding probable G-protein coupled receptor 141, giving the protein MMINNITNHTGMPEDFRISLLVLYSFILLGGTLNVLLMSCMLQRQNHLSFTKVSVINLIAVHTIFLLTVPFRIYYYAFDESWILGLYFCKIVSVMIHAHMYLAFIFYVFLLIARYVEHSDRQHKLQFHRVLHATIASTAVWLVIFGSMFPATMANYGKTQNDSTQCFHFGQALKSPAVKVLNYTICAVVILIWTVLVFFQIYFLLKEIKKHGKATCQRQEFWAQLKNVVFLSIMFFCFVSYQGFRIYYVIDYGKTERNSHINEVFLAVTAFSCFDMIVFVARDICKRKNSRRWFCCL